The following DNA comes from Candidatus Zixiibacteriota bacterium.
GCGCCTATATTTCCGGTGCTGAAACGACGGCCATCGTCGAGTTCCTCCGCAGCCAGATGATCGAGCCGGAGGCGCTCCCCAGCTTCTCCGCGACCGTCGAGAATGACGGGAGTGGGGAAGAAGAAGGCGATGAAGTCGACGACCATGGCGATCGCCTGTTCCAAGAGGCCGCCGAACTGGTCGTCCGCCACCAGCAAGGCTCAGTCTCGTTGCTCCAGCGTCGGCTCGGGATCGGCTACCAGCGTGCCGCCCGTCTGATCGACCGCCTCGAAGAGGCCGGGGTTGTCGGCCCCTACGATGGCAGCAAGGCCCGCGAGGTCCTGTGGACGATGGCGGACTACGAAGACAAGTTCGCCCGCGCCGTCTCCTGATTCCCCCACGCTGTCGTTAATACGTTATTGTTCAATGGGTTGGTCAGTCGCAGTTGACCCTGACCAAGCCCCGTCTCGCCTGAAAACCGGAACTCCGCAGTCATATTTCCATACTAAGACCTTGTCGATTCGACTTGCGGCGTTATATTGGTTCAGTCCGGACATTGTGCGTTTGGGGAAGCTCGCGATGCTGTCGCCGACCGTCTGTTGCCATGCAAAGTCCAAAGCGCCCACCCGAAGGGGCGGTGTCTTTGGCTTATTGGGCCTTCTGGCCGTGATCGGGCTGCCCCTACAGGCACCGGAGCAGGCACTCGCCTGTTCGGCCGACTCCGCGGTCTCATTGTTCGAGAAGCAAGTCAGCGCCCAGCAGATCATCCGGCTGAAATACCGCAAGGAAGCGCATTCGCTGGTCTTCGGGGAACGAGAGCCGGAGGCCGGAACGCTCTGGCTCGGTCCACCCAAACGCTACCGGGTGGAGAGCCCGACGCAGACGATCGTGCGTGGCGCCGACACTCTGTGGACCTACACGCCGAGCACCAAGCAGGTCACTCTCCGGGTCGGTGGTCTGGATTCTCTTGAGTTCGGCCCCGCCGGTTTCTTCGGTTCGTTGCGGCAGGATTTCCTCGTTGTAGATTGTCGGCTCGATACGGTCGGGACACATCCCTCCTGGCAGGTGCGCTTGGCGGCCAAGACCGAGACCGCACCGATCCAGCGTCTGACACTTTGGATCGATTGCCGGACACACTGGGCGGCGTCCGCCTCCTACGTCGACTACAACGAAGAAACCGCGCAACTGACGTTCAGCGACTACCGCTTCGACATCATGGAAGGCAAAGACCCCTTTGGATTTGTCTACCCGCGTGGTGTTGAGCGCATTGTCCTCCCGAACACCGATCGCACCCGCCGTCGCGGCGGAGCGGTCGAATAGTCCCGCTTTACGGATTCAAGGGTTAGGCGCATGAGCGTACGTGGTCGTGTCTATGTCCGCACCTTGGGTTGCCCCAAGAATGAAGCCGATGGGGCGGCGTTGATCCGCCATCTCGAACGGCAGGGATGGATGGTGGTCGACGACCCAGCGAACGCTGATGCGGAAGTCATCAACACCTGCGGTTTCATTGAAGCGACCAAACTGGAGTCGTTGGAAGCTGTCTGGGAGGGGGTTGCCCGCAAAGAGGCCCTGAATGGCCAAGGCGCATTGCGGCGGCTGATCGTCACCGGGTGTCTCGCGCAGCGTTACCCGACTGCGGTGGCCAAAGACATCCCGTTCCTGGATGCGGTGATCGGCTTCAACCGTCCCGATCTCGTGGCCCGGGCGCTGACGATGCCCTTGCCGTCGGGTGCGCCGGCGTGCTGGGTGGACAAGCCCGATGTCGTCTATCGCGAGGACGAGTCCCCGTGGGTCGCGGATGCTGGAAGTCCCGCCCCGTTGTCCGTCTATGTGAAGATCGGTGACGGCTGCGATAACGGCTGCCGCTTCTGTGCGATTCCCTCGATACGAGGCCGCCTCCGGTCACGGCCCCTCGTCGCGATCCGCGATGAGGTGGCGGCGCTGGTCGATCGCGGCACGCGCGAGATCATTCTGGTCTCGCAGGATTCGACGTCCTGGGGCATCGACTTCCACGATGGCACGGACTTGGGAACGCTGTTGGAGGCACTTGACGCCTTGCCGGGAGACTTGTGGATTCGTCTGATGTATGCCCATCCGGCGTTTCTGACGGAGCGACACATCGCCGTCTTCGGGGCGTGTGAGAAGATCGTCTCCTACCTCGACATGCCGATGCAGCGCGCCTCCGATCACATGCTGCGGCTGATGAACCGTCACACGACGCGGGCGGCGACACAGCAGAAGATCGACGCGCTCCGTCGCGTTCGTCCCGATCTGGCGCTACGCACAACGTTCATCGTCGGCCATCCGGGGGAGACCGGGGCCGACTTTGAGGAACTGGTGGCCTTCGCGGCGGACAACTCCTTCGAACGGATGGGTGTGTTTGCCTATTCGACCGAGGAGGGCACGGCCTCCACACAATTGCGTCCGCTGGTTCCTCCTCGGGTGGCGCGGGAACGAGTGGCGCGGCTCACCGAGGTGTTTGACCGCTGGTCGG
Coding sequences within:
- a CDS encoding outer membrane lipoprotein carrier protein LolA, with the protein product MLSPTVCCHAKSKAPTRRGGVFGLLGLLAVIGLPLQAPEQALACSADSAVSLFEKQVSAQQIIRLKYRKEAHSLVFGEREPEAGTLWLGPPKRYRVESPTQTIVRGADTLWTYTPSTKQVTLRVGGLDSLEFGPAGFFGSLRQDFLVVDCRLDTVGTHPSWQVRLAAKTETAPIQRLTLWIDCRTHWAASASYVDYNEETAQLTFSDYRFDIMEGKDPFGFVYPRGVERIVLPNTDRTRRRGGAVE
- the rimO gene encoding 30S ribosomal protein S12 methylthiotransferase RimO; this encodes MSVRGRVYVRTLGCPKNEADGAALIRHLERQGWMVVDDPANADAEVINTCGFIEATKLESLEAVWEGVARKEALNGQGALRRLIVTGCLAQRYPTAVAKDIPFLDAVIGFNRPDLVARALTMPLPSGAPACWVDKPDVVYREDESPWVADAGSPAPLSVYVKIGDGCDNGCRFCAIPSIRGRLRSRPLVAIRDEVAALVDRGTREIILVSQDSTSWGIDFHDGTDLGTLLEALDALPGDLWIRLMYAHPAFLTERHIAVFGACEKIVSYLDMPMQRASDHMLRLMNRHTTRAATQQKIDALRRVRPDLALRTTFIVGHPGETGADFEELVAFAADNSFERMGVFAYSTEEGTASTQLRPLVPPRVARERVARLTEVFDRWSAMQSVDKVGRTLPCLLERRDGTGSWVGRSIHDAPEIDGHVTVAAAHVTGPGIYHVEIDSAQGVDLAGRIVHSRGAASLRDHPPGRPA